One part of the Halopenitus persicus genome encodes these proteins:
- the pglX gene encoding BREX-1 system adenine-specific DNA-methyltransferase PglX — protein sequence MSTTHGQPGLSSDQRSTIRSTILSTRHTLEDELRRQLEKYGIYEDKKLSQDKLTHLSAEELDTRDRIDAAIERELESTEGDLERSITNYVREATKTYLNRFVALKTIEVRGLIEETITERPEYGNRSYMHHTVAEIAGELTNAPDDGFGTALDLAYQEIGAEIRMIFEESEHTAIDLDAQVREEVLDELDAIDDDAWESDEALGWVYQYFGEEEREEIDERVDEENYKIAGTDIATKTQLFTPRYIVEWMVDNSLGRLWLEMQDGRTNIDDEDNCFYLAPLEDSLTDRETKSVKDITVLDPACGSGHMLFYAFDVLYQMYLEESEVPEKYIPREILRNNLYGVDIDSGAAQIAALSLYLKAKDQSPDVEIPQLNIVSADAVLINGERKEEILERAGSELEREILEQIWNSFGDIRELGSLVQVEDRIDEVLDEYREEFEATGQAQFTSGGGLTSQSTFVAGGEEESWDEIKSRLMQSVQDLASEALEHNDPIEEMFAAEVGKTVELLDVLMGEYDTVVSNPPYLKSGKMGETLKSYIRDQYTGKYDVYGAFIERCLGFSTDNGHVSMVTPENFMFLYYFRGLRKKLLNESYFVEAAHLSRYGFEQQKDAYTIPFVLRSEPPSENEPSRFYRMTHEQEEYETYEQKLSGLETIVQSLRMGEDHPDVYTFSQSRIKDIGRRPFLYWFGEEILSLFSEFNRIDHVAEVKQGLETGNNDRFVRKWWEVPEENLNRDYVKYQKSGNNFEYYDLVEDYVWWGKSGEELRDANANIRNEEYYDRKGVTYRAFGNYVVGRMKYKDTIHSNKSHAIFSEEVSDELLLANLNSTLHRFIANGLNPGISIEVGDGKRFPVKTDYEYQSEIEELVSLGIQERKKISRLTETSADFSGEELATLLESSAIDPQYAEEATQARILTVHGISDTLLFDEYGISSETQEQMYANLPKNTSEYPVDRSTHVKYPEFLNQYLEVVDLNDERIDSAVETLQSLDGVTLREAAEETELSPLTVAQLRYENDLYTNDEQTTAAGRVVSLIVGSLFGRWESGSEIPTLDDEILAFDHSTISVENLFSEALDALFQDSVQAERELESALGDQPVNWLRENFFRYYHVDEYKPRGERSPIYWQLESPNGGISCYVYYHGIDSNTLPKLRGQYLDPRIGELENELETLNAQTSGDDPDKDLLKRKEEVQNDLDDIREFRDTIDEMIDDGVTVDVEKGIWENIKEWDQYEVLETGLPKLKSSYTR from the coding sequence ATGTCCACGACACACGGTCAACCCGGTCTCTCATCGGATCAGCGCTCGACCATCCGAAGCACCATCCTCAGTACGCGGCATACACTCGAAGACGAACTCCGACGGCAGCTGGAAAAGTACGGCATCTACGAGGACAAGAAACTTTCCCAGGACAAGCTGACGCATCTCTCTGCTGAAGAACTCGATACCCGAGATAGGATAGACGCAGCCATCGAACGGGAACTCGAATCCACGGAAGGAGACCTAGAGCGATCAATTACCAACTACGTCCGCGAAGCGACGAAAACCTACCTCAACCGATTCGTCGCGCTGAAAACCATCGAGGTTCGCGGCCTTATTGAGGAAACCATCACCGAGCGACCAGAGTACGGCAATCGGTCGTACATGCACCACACCGTGGCGGAGATCGCCGGGGAGCTGACTAATGCCCCAGACGACGGCTTCGGTACCGCACTCGATCTCGCGTACCAGGAGATCGGTGCGGAGATTCGGATGATCTTCGAGGAATCCGAACACACTGCTATCGACCTCGATGCACAGGTTCGAGAAGAGGTTCTCGACGAACTGGACGCAATCGACGACGATGCTTGGGAGAGCGACGAGGCACTGGGTTGGGTGTACCAGTACTTCGGTGAAGAAGAACGGGAGGAAATCGACGAGCGCGTCGACGAGGAGAATTACAAGATTGCTGGGACTGATATCGCCACGAAAACCCAGCTGTTCACTCCGCGGTACATTGTCGAGTGGATGGTCGATAATTCCCTGGGACGGCTGTGGCTCGAAATGCAGGATGGCCGAACCAATATTGATGATGAGGACAACTGCTTCTATCTCGCACCGTTAGAAGACTCCTTGACTGACCGCGAGACGAAATCGGTCAAAGACATCACCGTGCTTGACCCCGCTTGTGGGAGCGGTCATATGCTGTTCTATGCGTTCGATGTTCTTTACCAGATGTATCTGGAAGAGAGTGAGGTACCCGAGAAGTACATCCCGCGCGAGATCCTTCGGAATAATCTCTACGGTGTCGACATTGATTCGGGAGCCGCGCAGATCGCTGCACTGTCCCTCTACCTAAAGGCGAAAGACCAATCGCCAGACGTAGAAATTCCGCAGTTGAATATTGTCTCGGCAGACGCCGTGCTGATTAACGGCGAAAGGAAAGAAGAGATACTTGAACGTGCGGGGTCAGAATTGGAGAGGGAAATCTTAGAGCAGATCTGGAATAGCTTCGGTGACATCCGCGAATTAGGCAGTCTGGTCCAGGTCGAAGACCGCATCGACGAGGTTCTCGACGAATACCGGGAAGAGTTCGAGGCAACTGGCCAAGCGCAATTCACCAGCGGGGGCGGACTAACCTCTCAATCGACCTTCGTTGCAGGAGGTGAAGAAGAGTCTTGGGACGAAATCAAATCCCGGCTAATGCAGAGCGTACAGGACCTCGCTAGTGAAGCACTCGAACACAATGACCCAATCGAGGAGATGTTTGCAGCGGAGGTTGGGAAAACAGTCGAACTACTCGATGTTCTGATGGGGGAATATGATACTGTCGTCAGCAATCCACCTTATCTCAAGAGTGGAAAAATGGGAGAAACCCTGAAGAGTTATATCAGAGATCAGTACACTGGCAAATACGATGTCTATGGTGCCTTCATAGAACGTTGTCTAGGCTTTTCAACTGACAACGGACACGTTAGCATGGTTACTCCAGAGAACTTTATGTTCCTCTATTACTTCCGGGGTCTCCGAAAGAAGCTACTTAATGAGAGTTATTTCGTTGAGGCGGCTCACTTGTCACGGTATGGATTTGAACAACAGAAAGATGCGTATACGATTCCATTTGTCTTGCGGAGTGAGCCCCCCTCGGAAAACGAGCCTTCTCGTTTCTATCGAATGACCCATGAACAGGAAGAATACGAAACCTATGAACAGAAGCTCTCTGGGTTGGAGACAATCGTACAATCGCTCCGGATGGGTGAGGACCATCCAGACGTTTATACATTCTCTCAGAGCAGAATTAAAGATATTGGTCGAAGGCCCTTCCTTTACTGGTTCGGTGAGGAAATACTCAGTTTGTTCTCCGAATTCAACCGAATTGACCACGTCGCAGAAGTGAAGCAGGGGCTAGAGACAGGCAATAATGATCGGTTTGTTAGAAAATGGTGGGAAGTCCCAGAAGAAAATCTAAATAGGGATTATGTCAAGTACCAAAAGAGCGGTAATAACTTTGAATATTATGATTTGGTCGAAGATTATGTCTGGTGGGGTAAGTCTGGAGAGGAACTTCGGGACGCAAATGCAAACATCCGGAATGAAGAATATTATGACAGGAAGGGAGTCACGTATAGAGCATTTGGAAATTATGTTGTAGGTAGAATGAAATATAAAGACACGATTCATTCAAATAAATCTCATGCAATATTCTCCGAGGAGGTCTCGGATGAGCTATTACTTGCCAATCTCAATTCAACCCTCCATCGGTTTATCGCAAATGGTCTAAATCCTGGCATTAGCATCGAGGTTGGCGATGGCAAGAGATTCCCAGTGAAAACAGATTACGAATATCAGTCTGAGATAGAGGAGCTAGTTTCTTTGGGTATTCAAGAGCGGAAAAAGATCTCTCGTTTGACGGAGACTAGTGCAGATTTCAGTGGGGAGGAACTTGCGACGCTACTCGAATCGAGTGCAATCGACCCACAATATGCTGAGGAGGCTACCCAAGCTCGCATCCTTACTGTCCACGGCATTTCTGACACACTCCTCTTTGATGAATATGGAATTTCGTCTGAGACACAAGAGCAGATGTACGCCAATCTTCCAAAGAACACCTCAGAATATCCCGTGGACCGCAGTACCCACGTTAAATATCCAGAGTTCTTGAACCAGTATCTGGAAGTAGTAGACCTGAATGACGAACGGATTGATTCAGCGGTCGAGACCCTCCAGTCATTAGACGGGGTAACGCTCCGCGAAGCAGCAGAAGAAACTGAGCTCTCCCCGTTAACCGTGGCTCAACTTCGGTACGAGAACGACCTCTACACCAATGATGAACAGACGACGGCCGCGGGTCGAGTAGTGTCCCTGATTGTGGGATCGCTGTTTGGCCGCTGGGAATCTGGTAGTGAGATTCCCACTCTCGACGACGAGATACTCGCGTTCGACCACTCCACTATCTCAGTGGAAAACTTGTTTTCAGAAGCTCTCGACGCACTGTTTCAGGATTCTGTGCAGGCGGAACGTGAACTTGAATCCGCCTTGGGCGATCAGCCTGTTAATTGGCTCAGGGAGAACTTCTTCCGGTATTATCACGTCGACGAGTACAAACCGCGAGGCGAGCGGAGTCCCATCTATTGGCAACTTGAAAGTCCCAACGGCGGAATCAGTTGCTACGTTTACTACCACGGGATAGACTCGAACACACTTCCGAAGCTTCGTGGTCAGTATCTCGATCCTCGTATAGGGGAACTCGAAAACGAACTGGAAACCCTAAACGCACAGACTAGCGGTGACGATCCAGACAAGGACCTTCTAAAGAGGAAAGAGGAAGTTCAGAATGACCTGGACGATATCAGGGAGTTCCGAGATACCATCGACGAAATGATTGACGATGGTGTTACCGTTGATGTCGAGAAGGGTATTTGGGAGAACATCAAGGAATGGGACCAGTATGAGGTCCTCGAAACTGGGCTCCCCAAATTAAAATCGAGCTACACAAGATGA
- the brxL gene encoding protease Lon-related BREX system protein BrxL, with amino-acid sequence MTTEDVDQKALDVFPGRVVRKDLVQDIKSGVNVPTYVLEYLIGQYCATDDEESLEEGLEKVKQILSKHYVRPDEAEYVKSEVRERGRYRVIDKVTVRLDEQQDAYIGSFVNLGLNDVEINEHLVSKHPKLLGGGVWAIIDLEYLPDNAKSPKSLFGIESFKPIQVSNLDLEQLKDRRREFTRDEWLNLLLQSVGYDPSAFSDREKLLFLTRCLPLVESNYNYVELGPRGTGKSYLYREISPHSILISGGKTTVAKLFLNLNTGRIGLVGRWDVVAFDEVGGLQFSDSEAVQMLKDYMESGSFSRGTEELTAQASMVYVGNIDLDVEGVLKSSHLFEPFPDDMQDLALIDRFHYYLPGWEVPKMRSEFFGDQFGFIVDYLAEFVRELRKESYGDAINEEFAFGDHLNQRDERAVRKTVSGLLKLLHPHGEYTKEELREYLEFAMEGRRRVKEQLKRMGGMEYRAVEFSYLDLDTKEELYVPVPEEADEALIPPGTQQAGTVYTIGESEGRHAPFRIETQTLPGSGKTNISGTPGKKMKESFETACDYLQANMRELRRDETLDEYNINVQVLNPSDANEGGETSVGLLVGIVSGILDRPVRPQTVILGAMSLMGELVAVSSLVDKLQLAADSGAKTVLLPAKNKEDMAKIPDELLDQLQLVFYTDPLDAASKAIQID; translated from the coding sequence ATGACTACTGAGGACGTCGATCAGAAAGCTCTCGACGTCTTTCCCGGACGCGTCGTCCGGAAGGATCTCGTTCAAGATATCAAATCGGGAGTGAACGTCCCCACCTATGTTCTCGAATACCTCATCGGACAATACTGCGCCACTGACGATGAGGAATCGCTTGAGGAGGGACTCGAAAAAGTCAAACAGATTCTGTCGAAGCACTACGTTCGCCCCGACGAGGCCGAGTACGTCAAAAGCGAAGTGCGCGAGCGAGGGCGATACCGAGTCATCGACAAAGTAACCGTCAGACTCGACGAGCAGCAGGACGCCTACATTGGCTCCTTCGTCAACCTCGGACTCAATGACGTCGAGATCAACGAACATCTCGTCAGTAAGCACCCGAAGCTGTTGGGCGGCGGTGTCTGGGCCATCATTGACCTGGAATACCTTCCAGACAACGCGAAAAGCCCCAAGAGCCTGTTCGGTATCGAATCGTTCAAACCGATACAGGTGTCGAACCTTGACCTCGAACAACTGAAAGACCGTCGACGAGAATTCACGCGCGACGAGTGGCTGAACCTTCTCCTCCAGAGTGTCGGGTATGACCCATCCGCGTTCAGCGACCGGGAGAAACTCCTCTTCCTGACTCGGTGTCTCCCTCTCGTCGAGTCCAACTACAACTACGTCGAGTTAGGACCCCGGGGAACGGGGAAGAGCTATCTCTACCGTGAAATCAGCCCCCACTCAATTCTCATCTCCGGTGGAAAAACCACCGTTGCGAAGCTCTTTCTGAACCTCAACACGGGACGCATCGGACTCGTCGGCCGCTGGGACGTTGTTGCGTTCGACGAGGTTGGTGGACTCCAGTTCAGCGACTCGGAAGCGGTCCAAATGCTGAAAGACTACATGGAGTCCGGAAGCTTCTCACGCGGAACTGAGGAACTCACAGCCCAGGCTTCGATGGTCTACGTTGGAAACATCGACTTGGATGTCGAAGGCGTCCTCAAGAGCTCTCACCTCTTCGAGCCGTTCCCGGATGATATGCAGGACCTCGCCCTCATCGACCGCTTCCACTACTACCTCCCCGGCTGGGAAGTCCCGAAGATGCGCTCCGAGTTCTTCGGCGATCAGTTCGGATTCATCGTGGATTACTTGGCCGAGTTCGTCCGCGAGCTCAGGAAAGAATCCTACGGCGATGCGATCAACGAGGAGTTCGCATTTGGAGACCACCTGAACCAACGTGACGAAAGGGCCGTCCGGAAGACCGTATCTGGTCTGCTCAAATTACTCCATCCCCACGGTGAATACACGAAAGAAGAGCTCCGCGAATACCTCGAATTCGCAATGGAGGGACGTCGCCGCGTCAAAGAACAGTTGAAGCGGATGGGTGGAATGGAGTATCGGGCCGTCGAGTTCTCGTATTTGGACTTAGACACGAAAGAGGAACTCTACGTTCCAGTTCCCGAGGAGGCCGATGAGGCGCTCATTCCGCCCGGGACACAGCAAGCAGGCACTGTCTACACTATCGGCGAAAGCGAGGGTCGTCACGCACCGTTCCGCATCGAAACCCAGACACTCCCCGGTTCTGGGAAGACGAACATCTCGGGGACGCCAGGGAAGAAGATGAAAGAGTCGTTCGAGACTGCGTGTGACTACCTTCAGGCCAATATGCGCGAGCTCCGTCGTGATGAAACCCTTGACGAGTACAACATCAACGTCCAAGTCCTCAATCCGTCTGATGCAAACGAGGGTGGCGAGACTAGTGTCGGCTTGCTTGTGGGAATCGTCTCAGGCATTCTCGACCGACCTGTCCGTCCCCAAACTGTCATCTTGGGTGCTATGAGTTTGATGGGTGAACTGGTTGCAGTAAGCTCATTAGTTGACAAGTTACAATTGGCGGCAGATTCCGGCGCTAAGACTGTATTATTGCCCGCCAAAAACAAAGAGGATATGGCGAAGATTCCGGACGAGCTTCTTGATCAGCTTCAGCTTGTCTTCTACACAGATCCCCTTGACGCCGCGAGCAAAGCGATTCAGATAGACTGA
- a CDS encoding IS4 family transposase, with the protein MRRLTTLFPSEFLEEHAEELGVVERDRKLQIPAFVWAFVFGFAAGESRTLAGFRRCYNATADETISPGGFYQRLTPTLAEYLRDLVERGLDEVAVPNAVDADIDRFRDVMIADGTVLRLHEFLSDQFEARHEEQAGAKLHLLHNATVQTIERLDTANEKTHDSTLFKTGPWLENRLVLFDLAYFKYRRFALIDENDGYFVSRLKQNANPVITEELREWRGRAIPLEGKQLRAVLDDLDRKYIDVEVEVEFKRGPYNGTRSLDTKQFRVVGVRDEDADDYHLYMTNLARKEFFPADLAEIYRCRWEVELLFRELKTQYELDEFDTSDEHVVEILLYAALLSLLVSRDLLDLVTEQADDELVFPTERWAATFRSHAQLILHELGEYLGYSPPPLLERLIEDAQKIHKQRPILQETLATATQPRCEA; encoded by the coding sequence ATGCGTCGGCTCACTACACTGTTTCCCTCTGAGTTCCTTGAAGAGCACGCCGAGGAACTCGGCGTGGTCGAACGTGACCGCAAACTCCAGATTCCTGCCTTTGTCTGGGCATTCGTGTTCGGCTTCGCCGCAGGCGAAAGCCGAACACTCGCCGGGTTTAGACGCTGTTACAACGCTACTGCCGATGAAACGATTTCTCCGGGCGGGTTCTATCAGCGGTTGACTCCGACGCTTGCGGAGTACCTCCGCGACCTCGTCGAGCGCGGTCTCGACGAGGTCGCTGTTCCTAACGCTGTTGACGCTGATATCGACCGATTTAGAGATGTGATGATCGCTGATGGAACGGTGTTGCGGTTACACGAATTTCTCTCAGATCAGTTCGAAGCCCGCCACGAGGAGCAGGCTGGAGCGAAGCTCCACCTGCTCCACAATGCCACGGTGCAGACGATTGAACGGCTCGACACTGCTAACGAAAAAACGCACGACAGCACCCTGTTCAAAACAGGGCCGTGGCTTGAGAACCGCCTCGTGTTGTTCGATCTCGCCTATTTCAAGTACCGCCGGTTTGCGCTGATCGACGAGAACGACGGCTACTTCGTGAGTCGGCTGAAGCAGAACGCGAATCCGGTGATTACGGAAGAATTACGGGAATGGCGCGGCCGCGCCATTCCCTTAGAGGGCAAGCAGCTCCGCGCTGTTCTCGACGACCTCGACCGGAAGTACATCGATGTAGAGGTCGAAGTAGAGTTCAAACGAGGGCCGTACAACGGGACACGATCGCTGGATACGAAGCAATTTCGCGTCGTCGGCGTCCGCGACGAGGACGCCGACGACTACCATCTGTATATGACGAATTTGGCGAGAAAAGAGTTCTTTCCGGCAGATTTAGCAGAGATCTACCGCTGTCGGTGGGAAGTTGAGTTGCTGTTCCGCGAGCTGAAGACGCAGTACGAACTGGATGAGTTCGACACGAGTGACGAACACGTGGTGGAGATCTTGCTGTACGCAGCGTTGCTCTCGCTGCTGGTAAGCCGTGATCTGTTGGATCTCGTCACTGAGCAGGCAGATGATGAGCTCGTCTTTCCGACAGAGCGCTGGGCGGCGACCTTTCGGTCGCACGCCCAGCTCATCCTCCACGAACTCGGTGAGTACCTCGGCTACTCACCACCGCCGCTGCTCGAACGGCTGATCGAAGACGCTCAAAAAATCCACAAGCAGCGACCGATCTTACAAGAGACACTCGCTACCGCTACACAACCGAGGTGTGAGGCTTAA
- a CDS encoding PglZ domain-containing protein: protein MGDLADSIITELRQKFDRHPVWVWYDAQEKYKGVLDEVEAALEDVTLARYDGSYFELKCRLHEEDPNYEQNWLFYIPESRNDAEWFRDIHALGRQYRVGQDIDDTPVTQFLVEHDEEIPDAYEDWGQNREVQRLAFFCVLFDTAGPATDDWVRTYLSNPEEYRETIEDNAMADAWDAQLREEYGVTAGLDPKELATQLLFGEVASRAPTSRYDELAADDTRAAAAFCDEWQQYAPAEFTRYAQRIAEDYDLAKAVIDSERIHWDATAFKGIDMGLIRLVMQRLADETYADLPDIAADLQQTVTERQDSFWSNEDLVDWSVPVLAVETLQRIGTIDADEAKTLSSTELAQKYTSDDGWWQVDAAYRQYINATQKATFPYPNETTVKQRVTQHYMSFLRGVNRPLANILSDDPTLGTPQTSFYDEFADLEDGTAIIICDGLRYELAEAIKQNLGRRTDFEQDLSAVSAALPSITEVGMAAHLPGELGLSLEDDDLVVTSGGKEMAGKSDRVERLSAAGFEVVDMDEVSNISLEDLTETDPVPRVVYSGTIDKLGESLDDDAAFSQVASHVDDVERTVQRLKQAGYTRFVITSDHGFLYTDRLSDDLKVESPDLAPVVKRRFAAADGDAPLVDTDEFIEVDSDALSDLGINAPELKLLFPRSVACFKAQGGNMQYFHGGISLQELLVPCLTVTTGEIEESASISYDVSIPDPITNSIISVEIEAKSGQLAFDPAPILEIRANIDDEPVADPVTMEVSPGTNSERVRLKQGAISGESSVQFEIIDTDTRETITRTTVELDLLFGDDDMGFDV, encoded by the coding sequence ATGGGAGATCTCGCGGACAGCATTATCACGGAACTCCGGCAGAAGTTCGACCGACACCCAGTCTGGGTGTGGTACGACGCCCAGGAGAAGTACAAGGGCGTCCTCGACGAGGTCGAAGCTGCCCTCGAAGACGTCACGCTCGCACGTTACGACGGTAGCTACTTTGAGTTGAAGTGCCGCCTCCATGAGGAGGACCCGAACTACGAACAGAACTGGTTGTTCTATATCCCTGAATCACGGAACGACGCCGAATGGTTTCGGGATATCCATGCACTCGGACGACAGTATCGCGTCGGCCAGGACATCGACGACACGCCTGTGACGCAGTTCCTCGTCGAGCACGACGAAGAGATCCCCGACGCGTACGAGGACTGGGGACAGAACCGCGAGGTTCAGCGCCTTGCGTTCTTTTGCGTTCTTTTCGATACCGCTGGCCCGGCGACCGACGACTGGGTTCGAACCTACCTCTCGAATCCGGAAGAGTACCGTGAGACAATCGAGGACAACGCGATGGCCGACGCGTGGGACGCACAGCTCCGCGAGGAGTACGGTGTCACTGCGGGACTCGACCCGAAAGAGCTAGCGACACAGCTCCTCTTCGGCGAGGTTGCCAGCCGAGCACCGACGTCCCGATACGACGAACTCGCGGCTGACGATACCCGTGCTGCTGCAGCGTTCTGCGACGAATGGCAGCAGTACGCCCCTGCCGAGTTCACGCGCTACGCACAGCGAATCGCGGAGGACTACGACCTTGCGAAGGCCGTCATCGACTCCGAACGGATTCACTGGGACGCGACGGCGTTCAAGGGCATCGACATGGGCCTCATTCGGCTCGTGATGCAACGACTCGCCGACGAGACCTACGCAGACCTCCCCGATATCGCGGCAGACCTCCAGCAGACAGTCACTGAGCGACAGGACAGCTTCTGGAGCAACGAGGACCTCGTCGATTGGTCAGTCCCAGTCCTGGCGGTCGAAACTCTCCAGCGTATTGGGACCATTGACGCCGACGAAGCAAAGACGCTCTCGTCGACAGAACTCGCCCAGAAGTACACGAGTGACGACGGGTGGTGGCAAGTCGATGCGGCGTATCGGCAGTACATCAACGCCACGCAGAAGGCCACGTTCCCCTATCCGAACGAAACCACGGTGAAACAGCGGGTCACCCAACACTACATGTCCTTCCTCCGGGGGGTGAACCGCCCGCTTGCGAACATCCTGAGCGACGATCCGACGCTCGGGACACCGCAGACCTCCTTCTACGATGAGTTCGCGGATCTTGAGGACGGGACCGCGATCATCATCTGTGATGGGCTTCGCTACGAACTCGCCGAAGCAATCAAACAGAACCTCGGGCGACGAACCGACTTCGAGCAAGACTTGAGTGCAGTTAGCGCGGCGCTGCCTTCGATCACCGAGGTCGGGATGGCGGCACATCTTCCTGGGGAACTCGGTCTCTCACTCGAAGATGATGACCTCGTTGTGACCAGCGGCGGTAAGGAGATGGCCGGAAAATCGGACCGCGTCGAACGACTCAGCGCCGCGGGCTTCGAAGTGGTGGATATGGACGAGGTGAGCAACATCTCGTTGGAGGACTTGACGGAGACCGACCCGGTCCCACGAGTCGTCTATTCCGGAACGATAGACAAACTCGGCGAGAGCCTCGACGACGACGCGGCCTTCAGCCAGGTCGCTTCCCACGTCGACGATGTCGAACGGACGGTCCAGCGACTGAAGCAGGCCGGGTACACCCGGTTCGTCATCACGAGTGACCACGGGTTCCTCTACACGGATCGGTTGTCCGACGACCTCAAAGTCGAATCACCCGACCTCGCTCCGGTCGTCAAACGACGGTTCGCAGCCGCCGACGGCGACGCTCCACTCGTCGATACGGACGAATTCATCGAAGTCGATTCCGATGCGCTGTCTGACCTCGGCATCAACGCCCCAGAACTCAAGCTGCTCTTCCCCCGGAGTGTCGCCTGCTTCAAGGCCCAGGGAGGGAACATGCAGTACTTCCACGGTGGGATTTCACTCCAAGAACTACTCGTTCCGTGTCTCACAGTGACCACCGGCGAGATCGAAGAAAGCGCGTCGATCAGTTACGACGTCTCGATCCCAGACCCGATCACGAACTCGATAATCTCTGTCGAGATCGAAGCTAAGAGCGGACAATTGGCGTTCGACCCAGCACCGATACTGGAGATCCGTGCGAACATCGACGACGAACCGGTTGCGGACCCTGTAACGATGGAAGTATCGCCGGGTACCAATAGTGAACGTGTCCGGCTCAAACAGGGCGCAATCTCTGGAGAGAGTTCGGTTCAGTTCGAAATTATCGACACCGATACCCGAGAAACGATCACGCGGACAACGGTGGAACTCGATCTTCTCTTCGGAGACGACGATATGGGGTTTGACGTCTGA